A stretch of the Acidilobus sp. 7A genome encodes the following:
- a CDS encoding NAD(P)-dependent oxidoreductase: MSRVSVIGLGRMGRGIARRLASRGHEVWGYDVAASSYSYLKDLNNFKALGSPADAVDGDFVLLSLPGGQELLAALPHLKGFEGVIVNLTTVGLDESRKAKSLADDLGLRYITAMMEGGPANAEAGTLVLYVGGDRESYERARPLLDDMGQHIYVGSDDNAVALKLVSTMIIMANTVILAEVASALRNLGLPYDDVVKALSMGGADSAQLRSRLPLMLKGSYKELFSLELGSYVADETLKALKELGSSFTPVLVEVSEVLRAAQSYGLGRSDISEVEELYRALSRRATKTATA, translated from the coding sequence TTGAGCAGGGTCTCAGTCATAGGGCTTGGAAGGATGGGAAGGGGCATAGCCAGGAGGCTGGCCTCAAGGGGGCACGAGGTCTGGGGCTACGACGTCGCCGCCTCCTCGTACTCCTACCTCAAGGACTTGAACAACTTCAAGGCCCTTGGCAGCCCGGCTGACGCCGTTGACGGTGATTTTGTCCTCCTCTCCCTCCCTGGCGGGCAGGAGCTCCTGGCCGCGCTGCCCCATCTCAAGGGCTTTGAGGGCGTCATAGTCAACCTGACAACGGTCGGCCTTGACGAGTCAAGGAAGGCCAAGTCCCTCGCCGACGACCTGGGGCTCAGGTACATAACTGCCATGATGGAGGGAGGGCCAGCCAACGCAGAGGCCGGCACCCTGGTGCTCTACGTTGGCGGGGACAGGGAGAGCTACGAGCGCGCCAGGCCCCTACTTGACGACATGGGTCAGCACATTTACGTGGGCAGCGATGACAACGCAGTGGCCCTTAAGCTCGTGAGCACAATGATCATCATGGCAAACACTGTCATCCTCGCCGAGGTCGCCAGCGCCCTGAGGAACCTCGGCCTGCCCTATGACGACGTAGTAAAGGCCCTCTCCATGGGCGGCGCAGACTCAGCCCAGCTGAGGTCGAGGCTGCCGCTCATGCTAAAGGGCAGCTACAAGGAGCTCTTCTCGCTGGAGCTCGGGAGCTACGTCGCCGACGAGACGCTGAAGGCGCTCAAGGAGCTCGGCTCCAGCTTCACGCCAGTCCTTGTAGAGGTCAGCGAGGTGCTCCGCGCGGCCCAGAGCTACGGCCTCGGCAGGTCTGACATATCTGAGGTCGAGGAGCTCTACAGGGCGCTCTCGAGGAGGGCTACTAAGACGGCGACCGCCTGA
- a CDS encoding protein translocase SEC61 complex subunit gamma: MSVKEKLQNHVAAWKRILLLSRKPDEEEFGLLTRLTLLGVVLVGAIAYVVHLIYVLLLS; encoded by the coding sequence TTGAGCGTAAAGGAGAAGCTTCAGAACCACGTGGCGGCCTGGAAGAGGATACTGTTGCTCTCCAGGAAGCCCGACGAGGAGGAGTTTGGGCTACTGACGAGGCTGACCCTGTTAGGCGTCGTGTTGGTCGGAGCCATAGCTTACGTCGTTCACCTGATATACGTTCTCCTGCTGAGCTGA
- a CDS encoding proteasome subunit beta, which produces MSLYMIEQGTAVGLRAKDGVVLATDKRMAYGSFVMSRNAKKVFLVNRRAGIAMSGLYADMGAIQRYLAAESRYYELSSEVTMSLYSVAKLLSGMLYSYKMLPFIIEALVGGIDRDGQPKIYTLDSLGSVSEDKYMAVGSGATTALGYLEDQYRDDLPVDQAEQVAINALRISMERDASTGDGIDVLTIPVNGEPRERSLRLRVVEES; this is translated from the coding sequence ATGTCACTCTACATGATAGAGCAGGGGACGGCGGTAGGGCTGAGGGCCAAGGACGGCGTCGTGCTTGCAACGGACAAGAGGATGGCCTACGGCTCCTTCGTCATGAGCAGGAACGCCAAGAAGGTGTTCCTGGTGAACAGGAGGGCAGGCATAGCAATGAGCGGCCTCTACGCCGACATGGGGGCGATACAGAGGTACCTCGCGGCCGAGAGCAGGTACTACGAGCTGAGCTCTGAGGTCACCATGAGCCTCTACTCAGTGGCGAAGCTGCTCTCAGGCATGCTGTACTCATATAAGATGCTGCCCTTCATAATAGAGGCCCTAGTAGGCGGCATAGACAGGGACGGGCAGCCCAAGATCTACACGCTGGACTCGCTGGGCTCGGTCTCGGAGGACAAATACATGGCCGTCGGCAGCGGCGCCACCACAGCCTTGGGCTACCTGGAGGACCAGTACAGGGACGACCTGCCAGTGGATCAGGCCGAGCAGGTAGCGATAAACGCTCTCAGGATATCGATGGAGAGGGACGCCTCGACGGGCGACGGCATAGACGTGCTCACGATCCCGGTCAACGGGGAGCCGAGGGAGAGGAGCCTAAGGCTGAGGGTTGTTGAGGAGAGCTGA
- a CDS encoding macro domain-containing protein gives MLAVKYGQVMVVVKMSDITEEEEDAIVNPANSYMIMGGGVAGAIRRRGGRSIEEEATSKAPVDIGDAVATSAGKLKAKYVIHAPTMREPASPTDEVNVRLATRAALKVARQLNVNSVAFPGMGTGVGGVPLAVAANAMVDEIKKFIDANGPPPYKVVLVAIEEDLYNAFASAVSAYMGSQP, from the coding sequence TTGTTGGCTGTTAAGTACGGCCAAGTTATGGTCGTTGTTAAGATGAGTGACATAACCGAGGAGGAAGAGGACGCCATAGTGAACCCGGCCAACTCATACATGATAATGGGGGGCGGCGTGGCAGGGGCCATAAGGAGAAGGGGGGGCAGGTCAATAGAGGAGGAGGCCACGTCTAAGGCCCCCGTTGACATAGGGGACGCGGTGGCGACCTCGGCCGGGAAGCTGAAGGCGAAGTACGTCATTCATGCGCCTACCATGAGGGAGCCAGCATCGCCAACAGATGAGGTCAACGTGAGGCTAGCGACTAGGGCGGCCCTAAAGGTGGCCAGGCAGCTTAATGTGAACAGCGTCGCGTTCCCAGGCATGGGGACGGGCGTCGGCGGGGTGCCCCTCGCAGTTGCAGCCAATGCCATGGTTGACGAGATCAAGAAGTTCATAGACGCCAACGGCCCCCCACCCTACAAGGTCGTCCTAGTAGCTATAGAGGAGGACCTCTACAACGCCTTTGCGAGCGCCGTGTCAGCCTACATGGGCTCACAGCCCTGA
- the amrA gene encoding AmmeMemoRadiSam system protein A, translated as MSQQPVDPDEVDDSLGEQLVRIARSSVEHYFSNRALMPTPQGLSPVLLRPGAAFVTIETYEGEGSRSLRGCIGFIEPVKPLVRSVIEVAVEAAFNDPRFTPMEVNELDNVTFEVSVLSKLEEAPRTPEGRKAFVTIGRDGLVVERGFYRGLLLPEVPVENLWDVETFLSETCIKAGLWPDCWYDEKVKVYRFRTAAWLEERPKGRVVRRDLAEEYRKLLESRGLAAQST; from the coding sequence TTGAGCCAGCAGCCCGTTGACCCAGATGAAGTTGACGACTCCCTTGGGGAGCAGCTGGTGAGGATAGCCAGGTCGAGCGTTGAGCACTACTTCTCCAACAGGGCCCTCATGCCAACGCCTCAGGGCCTCAGCCCAGTGCTCCTCAGGCCTGGGGCCGCCTTCGTGACCATAGAGACCTACGAGGGCGAGGGCTCAAGGAGCCTGAGGGGCTGCATAGGCTTCATAGAGCCGGTGAAGCCCCTGGTGAGGTCTGTCATAGAGGTCGCCGTTGAGGCCGCCTTCAACGACCCAAGGTTCACCCCCATGGAGGTAAACGAGCTCGACAACGTCACATTCGAGGTCTCAGTGCTATCAAAGCTTGAGGAGGCCCCGAGGACGCCAGAGGGCCGCAAGGCCTTCGTGACCATAGGCAGGGACGGCCTTGTGGTTGAGAGGGGCTTCTACAGGGGGCTGCTCCTGCCCGAGGTGCCGGTTGAGAACCTGTGGGACGTCGAGACCTTCCTCTCGGAGACCTGCATAAAGGCGGGCCTCTGGCCCGACTGCTGGTACGACGAGAAGGTCAAGGTCTACAGGTTTAGGACCGCCGCGTGGCTTGAGGAGAGGCCAAAGGGGAGGGTCGTGAGGAGGGACCTGGCAGAGGAGTACAGGAAGCTCCTTGAGAGCAGGGGCCTGGCGGCACAGAGCACTTAA
- a CDS encoding Rid family detoxifying hydrolase: MKEILFTERAPRPIGPYSQATVCCDLVFVSGQVPIDPSTGKIVSDDFKEQVRRVIENVEAILEAGGSSLDDVLKVTAYLKDPSRFQDFNAVYSEYFKGSYPARTTVFVSDLPAGAQVELDVIAARRSRA; the protein is encoded by the coding sequence TTGAAGGAGATCCTGTTCACCGAGAGGGCCCCGAGGCCCATAGGGCCCTACAGCCAGGCCACAGTGTGTTGTGACCTGGTATTTGTCTCAGGTCAGGTGCCCATAGACCCATCCACGGGGAAAATAGTTAGCGACGACTTCAAGGAGCAGGTCAGGAGGGTCATAGAGAACGTGGAGGCCATACTGGAGGCAGGGGGCTCAAGCCTTGACGATGTGCTCAAGGTGACTGCGTACCTAAAGGACCCCTCGAGGTTCCAAGACTTCAACGCGGTGTACTCAGAGTACTTCAAGGGCTCCTACCCTGCGAGGACCACCGTGTTTGTGAGCGACCTGCCCGCCGGGGCCCAGGTTGAGCTTGACGTCATAGCGGCCCGCCGCTCTAGGGCTTAG
- a CDS encoding winged helix-turn-helix transcriptional regulator yields MPGFTDVLRRAFSWGRGEAEGVDILGQQEGINYDDILAQLNIVKSEVDRYKLKLLGEINEYHTKLVGAIRAHDNESIEINASELVIKKRVYKLVASYGHLIGIAIERIKDARTMEAITKALAPLHYAMGAISNYLSGLAPDATASLASVFESTENVIRKVNVLSSVLPEGRSLALLDDDVKKAISEAMAEAQAETEKLTPQVPRAVSPEELEAKLIEYIKASGGVIRVSKVAEELGVSPAAVRDMLARLEAKGVLKVEGLGQRA; encoded by the coding sequence ATGCCAGGGTTCACAGACGTGCTAAGAAGGGCCTTCAGCTGGGGGAGGGGTGAGGCTGAGGGCGTTGACATCCTTGGCCAGCAGGAGGGCATAAACTATGACGACATACTGGCCCAGCTTAACATAGTTAAGTCAGAGGTTGACAGGTACAAGCTCAAGCTCCTCGGCGAGATAAACGAGTACCACACGAAGCTCGTAGGCGCCATAAGGGCCCACGACAACGAGAGCATAGAGATCAACGCCTCCGAGCTGGTGATAAAGAAGAGGGTCTACAAGCTGGTCGCAAGCTACGGCCACCTGATAGGCATAGCCATAGAGAGGATAAAGGACGCCAGGACCATGGAGGCCATAACCAAGGCCCTCGCGCCGCTCCACTACGCCATGGGCGCCATAAGCAACTACCTATCAGGGCTTGCCCCGGACGCCACGGCGTCCCTTGCCTCAGTGTTTGAGTCAACGGAGAACGTGATAAGGAAGGTCAACGTGCTCAGCTCTGTCCTGCCCGAGGGCAGGAGCCTGGCGCTGCTCGACGACGACGTTAAGAAGGCCATATCTGAGGCCATGGCTGAGGCGCAGGCCGAGACCGAGAAGCTCACGCCGCAGGTCCCCAGGGCTGTTAGCCCTGAGGAGCTTGAGGCGAAGCTGATAGAGTACATCAAGGCCTCAGGGGGAGTGATAAGGGTGTCTAAGGTCGCTGAGGAGCTCGGCGTCTCCCCAGCCGCTGTCAGGGACATGCTAGCCAGGCTTGAGGCCAAGGGGGTGCTGAAGGTCGAGGGCCTAGGGCAGAGGGCCTAG
- a CDS encoding zinc-binding dehydrogenase — MKARAAVLREFGRPFELTDIDVSPGEGDVVVEVRSTGICGRDLVVWRGGFRNLRPPLVLGHEVFGVLNGEPVAVYPADPASKEFLPLGESRPGGYAELMAAPRENIIRLPDDDFYKYAAAACGVATFIHAARLAGVRRGDRVLVTGATGGVGIHGVQYLSRVLGAKVYGLARSAEKARVLEGLGVRAFTDLGFYRSEGRVDFVFEVVGGPTMNDSMLTLRDGGVMVLVGNVTGEPITIARPALLIMRELRVTGTAAYSRGEFEEAIRLIGEGVIKPFFRAYKLEQVNDAYSDIMSGRVLGRAVLKP, encoded by the coding sequence GTGAAGGCCAGGGCAGCTGTGCTGAGGGAGTTCGGGAGGCCCTTTGAGCTGACTGACATCGACGTGAGCCCGGGGGAGGGCGACGTCGTGGTGGAGGTGAGGTCAACTGGGATCTGCGGCAGGGACCTGGTCGTCTGGCGCGGCGGCTTCAGGAACCTGAGGCCTCCTCTGGTGCTTGGCCATGAGGTCTTCGGGGTCCTCAACGGGGAGCCAGTCGCCGTCTACCCTGCGGACCCTGCTTCCAAGGAGTTCCTGCCCCTGGGTGAGAGCAGGCCCGGGGGCTACGCCGAGCTCATGGCGGCGCCAAGGGAGAACATAATAAGGCTGCCGGACGACGACTTTTACAAGTACGCCGCCGCTGCCTGCGGCGTCGCCACGTTCATACACGCGGCCAGGCTCGCCGGGGTCAGGCGGGGCGACAGGGTGCTCGTCACGGGGGCCACGGGAGGCGTTGGAATTCACGGCGTCCAGTACCTCTCCAGGGTCCTGGGGGCCAAGGTATACGGGCTGGCCAGGTCAGCTGAGAAGGCCAGGGTCCTCGAGGGGCTGGGCGTCAGGGCCTTCACGGACCTCGGGTTCTACCGCTCTGAGGGCAGGGTGGACTTCGTCTTTGAGGTCGTCGGCGGCCCAACAATGAATGACAGCATGCTGACCCTCAGGGACGGCGGCGTCATGGTGCTCGTCGGAAATGTGACGGGGGAGCCCATAACAATAGCGAGGCCCGCGCTGCTAATTATGAGAGAGCTCAGGGTAACCGGCACTGCCGCCTACAGCAGGGGGGAGTTTGAGGAGGCCATAAGGCTCATAGGGGAGGGCGTCATAAAGCCCTTCTTCAGGGCCTACAAGCTGGAGCAGGTGAACGATGCGTACTCCGACATAATGAGCGGCAGGGTCCTGGGCAGGGCGGTGCTTAAGCCTTAG
- a CDS encoding transcription elongation factor Spt5 has translation MESQQPDQGTAEGRSRFYAIYVTGGYEERVVAVLAERARTLQLDVRSLVYSPDLKGVVFVEVGDVKDLYYVIRGVRNIKRRRPTAVNVDDILKLIRPPVAAAPVAKGDTIQVIGGPFKGMMGRIVDVRKGEVDVNLLEGDSKILVTIPIDQVKPLSKEERQGQS, from the coding sequence ATGGAGTCGCAGCAGCCCGACCAGGGGACAGCTGAGGGGCGCAGCAGGTTCTACGCCATATACGTGACAGGCGGCTACGAGGAGAGGGTTGTGGCGGTCCTAGCCGAGAGGGCCAGGACCCTTCAGCTCGACGTCAGGAGCTTAGTCTACTCCCCGGACCTCAAGGGCGTCGTCTTCGTGGAGGTTGGAGACGTTAAGGACCTCTACTATGTAATAAGGGGTGTTAGGAACATAAAGAGGAGGAGGCCCACGGCCGTTAACGTTGATGATATACTGAAGCTCATCAGGCCTCCGGTCGCCGCGGCCCCAGTGGCCAAGGGAGACACGATACAGGTCATAGGCGGCCCGTTCAAGGGCATGATGGGCAGGATAGTGGATGTCAGGAAGGGCGAGGTCGACGTCAACCTGCTTGAGGGCGACTCGAAGATACTAGTGACCATACCGATAGACCAGGTCAAGCCCCTGAGCAAGGAGGAGCGGCAGGGTCAAAGTTAA
- a CDS encoding endonuclease V gives MRRAEWEESCRGVRGSVSYSRAREAQLRLRELLRLDYEPPEPKVIAAVDAAYWGQGGIYGVAAVLVIDLLGRSASLYYSYGPVCVPYIPGLLAFREMEVMAPALVRARRRGFDVILVDGHGVAHPRGLGIASHVGVALRAPSVGVAKGRLYGEEGPCAYGACLYADGKPVGAVLTSPTGSKVYVSPGNMVTLDYSVRLASSLMARGLRLPYPLQLADAATKDLRDQLRGESPRGVTVEEVELNHRSLKGFKNLYSLLGLVPISPWLGPP, from the coding sequence TTGAGGAGAGCTGAGTGGGAGGAGTCCTGCAGGGGGGTCAGGGGAAGCGTAAGCTATAGCAGGGCGAGGGAGGCCCAGCTCAGGCTCAGGGAGCTCCTAAGGCTTGACTACGAGCCGCCCGAGCCCAAGGTAATAGCTGCGGTCGACGCTGCCTACTGGGGTCAGGGCGGCATCTACGGCGTCGCGGCCGTCCTAGTTATTGACCTCCTGGGGCGCTCGGCGAGCCTCTACTACTCCTACGGCCCCGTCTGCGTCCCTTACATACCGGGCCTGCTGGCCTTCAGGGAGATGGAGGTCATGGCCCCCGCCCTGGTGAGGGCCAGGCGCCGCGGTTTCGACGTGATACTAGTTGACGGCCACGGCGTAGCCCACCCGAGGGGCCTTGGCATAGCGTCCCACGTGGGCGTGGCCCTCAGGGCGCCGAGCGTCGGCGTGGCCAAGGGGCGCCTCTACGGCGAGGAGGGGCCGTGCGCCTACGGCGCCTGCCTCTACGCTGATGGTAAACCTGTCGGGGCGGTCCTCACGTCTCCGACAGGGTCTAAGGTGTATGTAAGCCCCGGCAACATGGTGACGCTTGACTACAGCGTCAGGCTGGCGAGCTCGCTGATGGCCAGGGGCCTTAGGCTGCCATACCCCCTGCAGCTGGCCGACGCTGCCACCAAGGACCTGAGGGATCAGCTGAGGGGCGAGTCGCCCAGGGGGGTGACGGTTGAAGAGGTCGAGCTTAACCATAGGTCGCTTAAGGGGTTCAAAAACCTCTACTCCCTGCTCGGCCTGGTCCCCATCAGCCCGTGGCTGGGACCTCCCTGA
- a CDS encoding DUF357 domain-containing protein: protein MEGSHGQEDIAERAERYIKNLREALRQASERLEQLKGKLPIDAGRLLENASAYASDAEYYLAKGDAATALVSASYAEGLLDSLRFLGLLDVSWPRSVDDERRVVVAGTFDIVHPGHLQLLSFASRLGKLYVIVARDNNASRDKGRPTLLDEQSRLQIISSIRFVYRAVLGDEKDYLKPIEEIRPDYIVLGPDQAMDEGWLASEVERRTGKRPTVIRFDSKREFSGGLRGSSDIIRRACKVAAQLDPKP from the coding sequence ATGGAGGGCAGCCATGGGCAGGAGGACATAGCTGAGAGGGCTGAAAGGTACATAAAGAACCTCAGGGAGGCGCTTAGGCAGGCCAGCGAGAGGCTTGAGCAGCTTAAGGGTAAGCTACCCATAGACGCGGGCAGGCTCCTTGAGAACGCCTCAGCGTACGCCAGCGACGCGGAGTACTACCTGGCCAAGGGGGACGCCGCAACAGCCCTGGTCTCGGCCTCCTACGCGGAGGGCCTGCTCGACTCGCTTAGGTTCCTCGGCCTGCTTGACGTGAGCTGGCCCAGGTCCGTTGACGACGAGAGGAGGGTCGTGGTGGCGGGCACCTTTGACATAGTTCACCCTGGGCACCTGCAGCTCCTCAGCTTCGCCTCAAGGCTGGGCAAGCTGTATGTAATAGTGGCGCGTGACAACAACGCGTCGAGGGACAAGGGGAGGCCAACGCTACTCGACGAGCAGTCCAGGCTCCAGATCATAAGCTCCATCAGGTTCGTCTACAGGGCCGTGCTGGGCGACGAGAAGGACTACCTTAAGCCCATAGAGGAGATAAGGCCCGACTACATAGTGCTCGGCCCTGACCAGGCCATGGATGAGGGCTGGCTGGCCAGCGAGGTCGAGAGGAGGACCGGCAAGAGGCCCACCGTGATAAGGTTTGACTCAAAGAGGGAGTTCTCGGGCGGCCTGAGGGGCTCAAGCGACATAATTAGGAGGGCCTGCAAGGTGGCCGCTCAGCTTGACCCTAAGCCCTAG
- a CDS encoding ABC transporter ATP-binding protein, translating into MNLEVSENSFVVIVGPSGAGKSTLLRILGGFMRPTEGRVLLMGEEVTGPSPRIMMVHQSIVTFPWMTVLDNVMMGAEVRGLPKDVARQVSLQLIDVVGLRGFENFYPKQLSGGMRQRVAIARALAADPLVLLMDEPFSHLDELTAESLRKDIYNMLFNVNTSLKGVVMITHNLVEAVELGDVIYVLSGRPATITAKVKVNLPRPRNQRDPEFTNYTDLLYDYIAGG; encoded by the coding sequence GTGAACCTTGAGGTTAGCGAGAACTCATTTGTGGTAATAGTGGGGCCCTCAGGGGCAGGCAAGTCCACGCTCCTTCGCATACTCGGCGGCTTCATGAGGCCCACGGAGGGGAGGGTGCTGTTGATGGGCGAGGAGGTCACGGGGCCGAGCCCGAGGATAATGATGGTTCACCAGTCCATAGTTACGTTCCCATGGATGACGGTGCTGGACAACGTCATGATGGGGGCCGAGGTGAGAGGCCTCCCTAAGGACGTGGCCAGGCAGGTGTCCCTCCAGCTGATAGATGTGGTGGGCCTCAGGGGCTTCGAGAACTTCTACCCAAAGCAGCTCAGCGGCGGCATGAGGCAGAGGGTAGCAATAGCCAGGGCGCTGGCGGCGGACCCCCTGGTTCTCCTCATGGACGAGCCCTTCTCGCACCTTGACGAGCTGACGGCGGAGTCGCTGAGGAAGGACATATATAATATGTTATTTAACGTCAACACGAGCCTCAAGGGGGTAGTGATGATAACTCATAACCTGGTGGAGGCCGTTGAGCTCGGCGACGTGATCTACGTGCTGAGCGGCAGGCCCGCAACAATAACGGCCAAGGTCAAGGTAAACCTGCCGAGGCCCAGGAACCAGAGGGACCCCGAGTTCACCAACTACACGGACCTGCTCTATGACTACATAGCTGGAGGGTAG
- a CDS encoding ABC transporter permease subunit, protein MTVANDAVSIIIVLALLATTGRVFLTIGISIVSGWLLGYLAIRSRAFESAYVSVSEVLESVPVISFFPVVLVFFVDRIGGYLGVELAVDFLVFTAVVWNIWMGIYQAFKTVPLPMLEVVENVRYGFFSKMRKLYIPFSIPRIAANLLPSFADAYFYITVSEVFSIGATSYHVFGIGSLIAEFTSEGLYTYVYYSLVALAVLVAGVVLGLRRFANWAAAKYGIDTPMELTRRGARGRWRALSRFYVATARPLRAVGDALRRPAVRAVPLRRVERAQLSERALDWALRAVGAALLALILYGAVTTIISVRAGTWRYLLSQTWPIVVGLAYDYARVVVITLVAFAFAVFIGYYLVTHRRAEAVLVPLIQAFSALPAPVYFPLLFLATSAALYRALGGLTNELYVLFLGFVSTFYYIFYAYWMGLKAMPQEVVELMDNLRMGFFTRLRKVLLPGTMPYIVTGLTSTIDSAWGGLMIGEYWPDIIGDRTLQVTHGIIKILDVATDEGNIALAAWASTLFGLVVVLFALLFTRHMLEVSRRKYVMEESLFAA, encoded by the coding sequence GTGACTGTGGCCAATGACGCTGTGTCCATCATCATTGTCCTGGCGCTGCTCGCCACCACCGGCAGGGTCTTCCTTACTATAGGCATCTCTATAGTGAGCGGCTGGCTCCTGGGCTACCTGGCTATAAGGAGCAGGGCCTTTGAGTCGGCCTACGTGAGCGTAAGCGAGGTCCTCGAGTCCGTGCCAGTGATATCGTTCTTTCCGGTGGTCCTCGTATTCTTCGTTGACAGGATAGGCGGTTACCTGGGCGTTGAGCTTGCTGTGGACTTCCTTGTCTTCACGGCAGTGGTCTGGAACATATGGATGGGCATATATCAGGCCTTCAAGACCGTCCCCCTGCCCATGCTTGAGGTCGTGGAGAACGTCCGCTACGGCTTTTTCTCCAAGATGAGGAAGCTCTACATACCGTTCTCCATACCCCGCATAGCGGCCAACCTGCTTCCAAGCTTCGCCGACGCCTACTTCTACATAACTGTGAGCGAGGTCTTCAGCATAGGCGCCACGTCGTACCACGTGTTTGGCATAGGGTCCCTCATAGCCGAGTTCACCTCGGAGGGCCTCTACACCTACGTCTACTACTCGCTCGTCGCCCTGGCCGTCTTAGTGGCTGGTGTAGTGCTTGGCCTCAGGAGGTTCGCCAACTGGGCCGCCGCCAAGTACGGCATCGACACGCCAATGGAGCTGACCCGCCGCGGCGCCAGGGGCAGGTGGAGGGCCCTGAGCAGGTTCTACGTGGCGACCGCCAGGCCCCTGAGGGCCGTGGGAGATGCCCTCCGCCGCCCCGCCGTGAGGGCCGTGCCCCTGAGGAGGGTGGAGAGGGCCCAGCTGAGCGAGAGGGCGCTCGACTGGGCCCTCAGGGCCGTCGGGGCGGCGCTACTGGCGCTTATACTTTACGGTGCCGTGACCACGATAATCTCCGTGAGGGCCGGCACGTGGAGGTACCTGCTGTCGCAGACCTGGCCCATAGTGGTGGGCCTCGCCTACGACTACGCCAGGGTGGTCGTCATAACCCTAGTGGCGTTCGCCTTCGCCGTTTTCATCGGCTACTACCTCGTCACCCACAGGAGGGCCGAGGCCGTCCTCGTGCCCCTAATACAGGCCTTCTCCGCCCTGCCGGCCCCCGTCTACTTCCCGCTGCTGTTCCTGGCCACCTCAGCGGCCCTCTACAGGGCCCTCGGCGGCCTCACGAACGAGCTCTACGTCCTCTTCCTTGGCTTCGTGAGCACCTTCTACTACATATTCTACGCCTACTGGATGGGCCTTAAGGCGATGCCGCAGGAGGTCGTGGAGCTCATGGACAACCTCCGCATGGGGTTCTTCACGAGGCTCCGCAAGGTGCTGCTGCCTGGCACCATGCCCTACATAGTCACTGGGCTGACGTCAACGATAGACAGCGCCTGGGGAGGCCTCATGATAGGGGAGTACTGGCCCGACATAATAGGCGACAGAACGCTCCAGGTGACGCACGGCATCATTAAGATACTTGACGTCGCCACAGACGAGGGCAACATAGCGCTGGCGGCCTGGGCCTCAACGCTGTTCGGCCTAGTTGTAGTGTTATTCGCCCTGCTCTTCACGAGGCACATGCTGGAGGTCTCGAGGAGGAAGTACGTCATGGAGGAGTCTCTCTTCGCTGCCTAA